The DNA region AGGGCCTGGCCATCGACAAGGGCCTGACCATGGCCCACCTCAAGGGCACCCTGGACGGGTTCGCGCGGGCGCTGTTCGGCCCCAGCACGACCACCCGCATGCGGCCCAGCTTCTTCCCCTTCACCGAACCGTCCGCCGAGGTGGACGTGTGGTTCGAGGACAAGAAGGGCGGCCCCGGCTGGGTCGAGTGGGGCGGCTGCGGCATGGTGAACCCGAAGGTGCTCATCGCCAGCGGCATCGACCCCGAGGTGTACAGCGGGTTCGCGTTCGGCATGGGCCTGGAGCGGACCCTGCAGTTCCGCAACGGCCTGCCCGACATGCGCGACATCGTCGAGGGCGACGTGCGTTTCACGCTGCCCTTCGGCATCCAGTCCTGACCTGACCCGATACGAGGAAGCGAAACGTCAAGTGCGAGTAGCGCAGTCCTGGCTGACGGACATCCTGCAGCGGACCACCCCCGGGTGGTCGGTGACGGCCGAGGAACTCGACGCGGGGTTCGTCCGGGTCGGTCTCGAGGTCGAAGAGGTGGACCATCTGGCGCCCATCGGCGGTGACGTCGACAAGCCGCTGGTGGTCGGCCGCGTCGCCGAGATCACCGAGCTGACCGAGTTCAAGAAGCCGATCCGTTTCTGCAAGGTGGACGTCGGCAACCCCGAGCTGCAGGAGATCGTCTGCGGCGCACGGAACTTCGCCGTCGGCGACCTGGTCGTGGTGGTGCTGCCCGGTGGCGAGCTGCCCGGCGGATTCAAGATCGCCTCGCGGAAGACCTACGGCCACACCAGCAACGGCATGATCTGCTCGGTCGCCGAACTGGGCATCGGCAAGGACCACAGCGGCATCCTGGTGCTCGAGCCCGGCACCGCCGAGCCCGGCGCGGACGCCAACGAGCTGCTCGGCCTGGGCGACACCATCATCGAGCTGGCCATCACCCCCGACCGTGGTTACGCGTTCTCCGCGCGCGGCCTCGCCCGGGAACTGGCCTGCGGCTTCGACCTGGAGTACGGCGACCCGGCCGTGCGCCTGCTGCCGGACTCCGAGGTCGAGGCCTGGCCGGTGAAGATCGAATCCGAGTCGCAGTGCACGCGTTTCGCGGTGCGCCGCGTCACCGGCATCGACCCGAAGGCCGTCAGCCCGTGGTGGCTGCAGCGCCGCCTGCTGCTGTCGGGCGTGCGCCCGATCTCCCCGGCCGTCGACGTCACCAACTACGTGATGCTCGAACTGGGTCAGCCGCTGCACGCCTTCGACGCCGACAAGGTGCAGGGCGGATTCGTGGTGCGCCGCGCCAACACCGGCGAAACCCTGCGCACCCTCGACGAAGCGGAGCGCACCCTCGACGCCGAGGACGTGGTGATCGCCGACGATTCCGGCGTCATCTCGCTGGCCGGCATCATGGGCGGCGCGAGCACCGAGGTGTCCGACACTTCGACCGACATCCTGCTCGAGGCCGCCACCTGGAACCCGGTGGCCGTGGCCCGCACCGCGCGCCGTCACAAGCTCGGCTCCGAGGCGAGCCGCCGCTTCGAACGCATCGTGGATCCCGAGGTCAACCTCGCTGCCCTCGATCGCGCCGCCACCCTGCTGGCCGAGATCGCCGGTGGCACCGTCGAATCCGTGCTGACCGACGTGCGGGTGCCGGTTCCGGCCCCGCAGCCGATCACCATGGACATCGACCTGGCCGACCGCATCGCGGGCGTGCACTACGCGCCCGGCGCGTCGACCCGCCGCCTGCAGCAGGTCGGCTGCGCCATCGAGGTCGGTGTCAGCGACGCGGGTCACCCGCAGCTCATCGTGACCCCGCCGACCTGGCGTCCCGACCTCACCCAGCCGGCCGACCTGGTGGAGGAGGTGCTGCGCCTCGAGGGTTTGGACCAGATCCCGTCGGTGCTGCCCACCGCCCCTGCCGGCCGTGGCCTCACCGCCGCCCAGCTGCGCCGTCGCGCCGTGAGCAAGGCCCTCGCCTTCGAGGGCTGCGTCGAGGTCCCCGCCCCCGTCTTCATGGCCGCCGGCGTCTTCGACACCTGGGGCCTGGACGCGGACGACCCTCGCCGCAACACCCTGCGCGTGCTCAACCCCCTCGACGTCGAGCGCGCCGAGCTGTCGACGACCCTGCTGCCCGGCCTGCTGGAGATCGCCGCCCGCAACATCTCCCGCGGCCAGCGTGATCTCGCGATCTACGCGATCGGCCAGGTCACCCTGCCGACCGAGCAGACCGCCCCCGTCGGCCCGCTCCCCGTGGACCGTCGCCCCACCGACGCCGAGATCCAGGTCCTGCTGGACTCGCTGCCCAAGCAGCCGACCCGCGTCGGCGCGGTCCTCACCGGCCGCCGCGAACCCCGCGGACCGTGGGGTCCCGGCCGCCAGGTCGAGGCGTCGGACGCCTTCGCGCTGGTCGACGCGATCGCCGAGGCTTCCGGTCTCACCATCGAACGTCGTGCCACCCAGTTCCTTCCGTGGCATCCCGGCCGCTGTGCCGAACTGCTCGTGGACGGCGTAGTCGTCGGGCACGCGGGCGAACTGCACCCCGCGGTCCTGGAGCGCTCCGGCCTGCCGCCGCGGACCTGCGCCTTCCAGCTCGATCTCGATGCTCTGCCGCTGCGCGAAATCCGGCCTACCCCGGTGGTTTCCGCGTTCCCCGCGGTGCTGCAGGACGTGTCGGTCAGTGTCGACAAGGCGGTTCCCTCGGTGACCGTGGAGACTGCTCTTCGTGCTGGTGCCGGTGAGCTTCTCGAAGATATCTCCTTGTTCGATGTTTACGAGGGTGCGCAGGCGGGTGAGGGGCGCAAGTCTTTGACCTATGCTCTGCGTTTCCGGGCTACCGATCGGACGCTCACCGAGGATGAGGCGAGTGCGGCGCGGGATGCTGCTGTTGCTCGGGCTGCTGATTCAGTGGGAGCTGTTCTGCGCGGGTGATTTTGGATGTGTGATCGCGGGCCTCAGTCCATTGGGCTGGGGCCCGCGGTGTTTGTAGAAGACAGAGAAAAGGACCAAAAGATAAAAGACGCCTGGAGAAGGGAGAGGGGCTGGCTGGGTTGGGAGGCTCGCTCACCTACCAACCCCATTACGGCTCGGCCGTGGATCGGCCCGGTGTCGGGGTACAAGCACTTTGAAGTTGTCGAGGTACAAGCACCGTGAGGGTGCGCGGGGAGAAGGTTGAGGTCGTCTTTGGTCTTTGGGTCTTTTGTCTCGAGAAGGTGATGCGTGCAGTCCGTGGGCCGGGATCGGCGGCTCACGGCTCCCAACTCGGCGTCAGCCCAGGTCCGGTAGGGCAGGCGAGGCGACCACACTCTATGTAGTTTTGCGAACGCCAGCAGGACACGAGCAGCACTGGTTCACGCAGCCCGTGAGCGCCACTTTCGACAACTGGAATCGATGGCAGCGGCGATCGCCTGCCCCACGTGTTGGCGATCGTTCACGCGCGGCGTGCCGGTCGGGTCAACACTCTTGGGTGCAATCCACCCTGTTCGGCCTCGATGGGGTGAGTCTTTGCCCATGACAACGGTTTTCCAGCCATCGGGCCCGCCCTTGATGAGCGCGTGGCAGTGATCGCACGCGAGTGTCAGGTTGTTGATGTCGGTCGGTCCGCCTTTTGCCCAGTCGGTGACGTGGTGGGCGGCGCACATCGAGGCGGGTTGTTCACAACCCGGACGGGTACACCCCTTGTCCCGGGCGATCAGTGCGAGGCGTTGGGCGCGGTTGGCGGTGCGGCGGGACCGCTGCAAGTACAACGGCATCCCGTCCCCGTCGAGAACCGCGATCACCGGGTGAGTTCCCTCGGCCATCTTCAGCGCTTCGTTGATGGAGATCTGGGTGCCGGTGTTGGTGGTGGCTACGCCGGTCCCGTTTTCGAGGTCGGTGAGGCTCATGGTGAGTACGACCTCGACCGGCAGCCCGCGGTGCATGCCGAGGGCACGCATGTTCACGCCCGGCTGCATCAGGGCCATCAGCGCGTCGTGGGTGCGCTGCCCGGCATCACGCCGGTCCCGGCCCGCGGCAGCATCGAGAACGCTGTCGGCGATGAACCCACCAGAGGCAGAAGGGCTTTCCGGGTCCTCCACGTTGCACATACCCGGTCGAGCGAGCTTGGCGAACACCGCATCCAGGCACGCCCGCAACTCAGGGGTGATCCAGCCTTCGATCCGCGACATGCCATCCACGCCGGGGCGGCACAGGGTGATCACACGCCGACGCCGACGGTCGGCATCAGAAACAACCTTGCCGTCCGGATCGAGCCGCGCCAGGATGTCGCGCCCGATCTTGGGCAGATCGTCCGGCCATCCGTCACGCGAGTAGCCGACGAGGATCTGTTCGGCTTCCGCGCGTGCTTCTGCGGGAATGTCGGTCGGGAGGTGGTCCATCACGTCCATGATGTTGCGCACGTGATCCCGCGAGATATCGCCGGCCGCAAACGCTTCCGCCATCGCTGGCAGAACTGGCGGGCGCAGGTGTCCGCTCGGTTCGAAGAATTCTCCGCAGTGATGAGTGACCTTCACCCGCAATGCGGCGTCATACCGGGACAGTCCGAGGGTGTGCCGCAGGAACGGCACCATCTTCCCCGCACCACTGCGGGCGTGGAGTGAACGCTCTCCGGCTTCGATGATCAGCCGCGTATCCAATGCCGCCAGCTGCCGCTTGCAGGCTTCGAGCTGCCGCATCAACGCCACGACGTCTTCATCGGAGAACTGGGCCATCGTGGACTTCTGGATGGTTTCGGTCAGGGTCGAGACCGCGGCCGCCAGTTCAGCGATACCGCAGTCGTCGAGTGTCACCCCATTCGAATCCATGTGCTAATTCTACCCCGACCCAACCACGATAGATAGCCGAATTACAGTGTTATGCAAGGCATTTCAGAATTGCCGCCGTTCCATACTGGCCGGAGTGTCAGGTCCTGGCGACAGTGCGGTAAGAAGGAGCCATGTGGCATCCGGCGACGCCTGTCCTCAATGCGCTCAGCTATCAACCGGGCGAGCGCGGCATCGTGGCGACTCCAGATATGTACGGATTCGCCTACGAGGATCTGTATCTGCGGACCTCGGACGGCGAGACCGTCAATGCGTGGTTTGTGCGAGCGGCCGGGGAGCCGCTGGGGCACATACTGTTCGCACACGGGAATGGGGGGAACATCGGGGACCGGTCGCCGATGCTGGCGATGCTCGCGGCGGCCGGGTTCGATGTGATGGTCTTCGATTACCGGGGGTACGGGCGTAGTACCGGGCGGCCGGGTGAAGACGGGACCTATCGGGATGTTCGGGTGGCGCGGGACGCGTTGCTGGCGCAGACCGGGGTCGATGCCGGGCGGGTTGTGTATTTGGGGAAGTCGCTCGGCGGGGGAGTGATGCTCGAGTTGGCGAATGCCTTTCCGCCGGCCGCCCTGCTGCTGATGTCGACGTTCACGAGCATGCGGGACGCTGCCACGGCGGTCTATCCATTCCTGCCGAAGGTTTTCGTGCCCAATGCCTATCCGAGTCTGAAGCGGATCAAGAAGCTGAGCTGCCCGGTGCTGATCATGCACGGCGACGCCGACGAACTGTTGCCCGTGCGGATGGGGCGTGAATTGTTCGCCGCCGCACCGGAGCCCAAGGAGCTGGTGATCTATCCGGGTGGCCTGCACAACGATCTGATCGGGTTCCCCGGCTGGGCGGAGCGGGTCTCGGGCTGGGTGGCCGGTGTGCTGCCGCCCAAGCGGCTTACTTCCGGATGATGTTGGCCAGGAATTCGGCATTGCTGCCGGTCTTGCGCAGGCCGTCGAGGAGTAGTTCGAGGGCGCGCTGATCGTCGACGTCGGCCAGGGTGCGGCGCAGGGTGTCGACGGCCTGGCGTTCGGCCGGGTGGAGGAGTAGTTCGTCGCGGCGGGTGCTGGATTTGGCGATGTCCACGGCGGGGAAGATGTGGCGGCCCGCCAGGGTGCGGTCGAGTTTCAGTTCGGCGTTGCCGGTGCCTTTGTACTCCTCGAAGATGACGGTGTCGGCGAGCGAACCGGTTTCGACGAGCGCGCTGGCCACGATGGTCAGCGATCCGCCGTTCTCGATATTGCGGGCCGCGCCCAGGAAACGCTTGGGCGGCAGCAGTGCAGTGGAGTCGACGCCGCCGGAGAGGATTCGGCCCGAGGCCGGTCCGGAGGTGTTGTAGGCGCGAGCCAGCCGGGTGAGCGAGTCGAGCAGGACCACGACATCGTGGCCCTCCTCGACCAGGCGCTGCGCCCGTTCGATGGCCAGCTCGGCGAGCGCGGTCTGCTCGGCGGGGGAGTGGTCGAAGGTGGCGGCGACGACCTCGGCGGGGACACCGCGCGACAGCTCGGTAACCTCCTCGGGGCGTTCGCCGACGAGCACCATCATGAGGTGCACCTCCGGATGGTTGACCGCGATGCCGTGCGCGATCGACTGCAGCACAGAGGTTTTGCCCGCCTTCGGCGGCGCGACGATCAGCGCACGCTGTCCCTTGCCGATCGGCATGATGAGGTCGGTGACGCGGGTGGTGAGCTTGCCGGACTGGGTTTCCAGCCGCAACCGCTCATCGGGGTGGATGGGGGTCAGGTCCCGGAAGTGCGGGCGTGCCCCGAGCTCGGCGGCCGGTCGGCCGTTGACCGTGTCGACGCGGACGAGCGGAGCTTGCCTGCCGCCCTTGGTATTCGGCTGCGCGAGCCCGGCGACGACATCGCCGCGGCGCAGTCCGTGGGAGCGGATCAGGCGAGCCGGGACGTGGATATCGTGCGGGTCGGGCAAGTAGCCCTTCAGGCGCAATACGCCGTTCTGGCCGTTGATATCCAGGAGTCCCGTTGCGGGAGTGAGTGTTTCGATGTGGTCGAGGGCCTGGGCCGGATCATCGGATACGACCGGGGGCCGGATTTTGGTGGTTGTCATGATGTTTCTCCTCGAGGTGGCCGCATACGGCCGAGGGCGGTCTGTGGACCGCAGATGAATGTCGAGTGATCGCCGCATGTGCGGGACCTGCTCGGTGAAGAAGGAAATCGCGTGGGAGGGACTATGCGTCGACCTGCATCCACTGGATTGCGACGCCCTCACGGTACGTCACCCCGCGGGGCGCGGTCAATGCGTAGCCTGGAAACCATGAGCGATGCCCAGGAAATCGTGGCGTTGTTGGCGCAGCTGCCGGACGCCGAATTCGCGGCCGTGGTCGCGGCCGCCTCCGACGGCCGGGCCGGTCTGGCCGCCCTGCACGCGGTGGCGCAGTCCTTGACGGACACCCTCGGTCATGCGCCGGATGTCATCGATGTGACTCCTGACACCCTGCCGGTGGAAAGCTATTCACAGTCTGAGACGGCCGGGGTATCCGGGCAGGTGGGAGCGGGTCCGGTGGCAACCGGGATACCGGTACCGCCTGCGGGTATCCCCACCGGGCCGGCGGCGGGCGGGTACACCTCCGCGGGCGTCCCTACTTTCGAGTCAGTTCGCGATAAGGTCGAGCAGCGCTACGGGACATCGCAGGGGATGGGCGAGCTCGATCGGCAGACACCCGTGGGCCGTAGCGTAGAGGAACAGTGGGATGCGCGCGCCAAGGCCGCGCGGGAACGTCTGGATCAAATTCGAAAATCGATGCACGGCAACGATTCCGAGTAGGTCCGGCGTTCCCTCTTAGATTGGGTGGAACTTTGACCGAGCCTCGTGAAATCGCCGAGAAGCTGCTGGATCTGCAGGTCGACTTCATTGTCGCCGAGGTCTCCGGCGACCGCTTCGCCGAAGTGATCGCCCGCGACGTGGAAGCGGTGATCGGCGTCGCCGACACCATCATCTTCCGCGACGTGGTCGAGATCGATCAGGCCAAGCAGACCGTCGCCAACGTCATCGACCTCATCGGCGGCAGCCCGGTGCTGGGCGAGATGGTCGGCACGCTGGCCGACTCGCTCTACGACGACATCGCCGGCAACACCGACTACACCCTCGGTGACGTGGTCGACCGCGAGCCCGTCGAGCAGCTGCTCGAGAAGCTTTTCGGCATGCACCAGGCCCAGGAACGCATCCTGGAACGACTCACCGAGAGCCCCCTGATCGCGACCGTGGCCGCCAAGTTCGTGGACAAGCTGGTCGACGATCTCATGGAGACCAACAAGCAGCTCGCCTCGAAGATTCCCGGCGTCGGATCGCTGGTCTCGATGGGCACCAACGCCGCCAAGACCGCGCGCAAAGCCGCTGAGAAGGCCGGCGGCACCTTCATCGGCGAAATGGCCGGTAAGGGAGCGCAATTCGCGCTCAAGCGCACCAACAACGCCATCCGCGAAATGCTGCGCGACGCGCCCGTGCACGACGCCGCCATGGAGTTCTGGGACCTGCACGCCGGGGAACCGGTCGCCGGACTGCGCGAGTACCTGTCCCAGCAGGACCTGAAAGACCTCGCGCAGATCGTTTACCAAATCGCGCTGACCACCCGCAACAAGGAATACGTCGGCGTGCTGGTGGACCAGGGCGTCGAGGTGTTCTTCGAGAAGTACGGCGACCACACCCTGGCCGCCATGCTGCCCGAGCTGGGCCTGTCCGAGGCGGTCGTGGCCGAGGAGATCCTGCGCTACGGCCCGGCCGTGGTGGAGGCCGCGAAGCGGAACGGCGTGCTGGCCAAGCTGATTCGCGAACGGCTGGAGCCGTTCTTCCTGTCGGAGCCGGTGCTGGCGGTACTCGCCGGGAACTGACACCCGAGACTCGACGCAGGGCCGCACGCTGGAATCGCGTGCGGCCCTGCGTTATTCCCTGGAGGGGAGTGTCTGCCATTCCCTCGACGGCTGTGCTCGTCATTTCCTGCGGGCTGCGTTCGTCATTCCCTGGAGGGCTGTGTCTGTCATTCCCTGCAGGGAATCGCGCACCGCATCGATTCCTCGCAGACTCATGGTCATGACGAACACCGACATCGACATCAACGACTTCGCCAGCCGCTACCTCGCCCAGTGGAACGAGTCCGACCCGGACGCGCGCCGCAAGCTCATCCGCGACCTGTGGGCCGAGGACGGCGCCCAGATCCTCGTCGATCCGCCCGAGGACATGCGCGAGGCGGCCGCCAACCTGAACTTCCCGATCCCGGCCCTCGAGGTCCGCGGCCACCACGCCCTCGAACGCCGCGTCGAGCGCGCCTACGACATGTTCATCGGCACCGGTCACCGCTTCGTGCAGCGCGGCGAGGCGACCGCGCTACTGAACCACGTCATCGCCTTCACCTGGTCCATGGTGACCGCCGACGGCAGTGTGGTCGGCGGCGGCATGGATGTGCTCGCACTCGACGAGGACGGCCGCATCCGCACCGATCACCAGCACATCGCGGTCGCTTGAGGGACTGCCGTGCGGGCCGAGGCCGACTGCGGCCGGTGGACCCGAGGTTCTGGTTCCACCGCCGCGCCGCGGGCCCGTCTTTCGGCGCGCGACGCGGTCCCATCGGGGTCGATGCGGTCCGCGGTAGCATCGCAGACGCCCGCCGTCGCCGTGCGCTCCCTCGTCCGGCCTGGAAAGCATCCCGATCAGCGGGGCCAGGGGGCAAGGCGCGACGCTGTCCAATATGG from Nocardia tengchongensis includes:
- the pheT gene encoding phenylalanine--tRNA ligase subunit beta; translated protein: MRVAQSWLTDILQRTTPGWSVTAEELDAGFVRVGLEVEEVDHLAPIGGDVDKPLVVGRVAEITELTEFKKPIRFCKVDVGNPELQEIVCGARNFAVGDLVVVVLPGGELPGGFKIASRKTYGHTSNGMICSVAELGIGKDHSGILVLEPGTAEPGADANELLGLGDTIIELAITPDRGYAFSARGLARELACGFDLEYGDPAVRLLPDSEVEAWPVKIESESQCTRFAVRRVTGIDPKAVSPWWLQRRLLLSGVRPISPAVDVTNYVMLELGQPLHAFDADKVQGGFVVRRANTGETLRTLDEAERTLDAEDVVIADDSGVISLAGIMGGASTEVSDTSTDILLEAATWNPVAVARTARRHKLGSEASRRFERIVDPEVNLAALDRAATLLAEIAGGTVESVLTDVRVPVPAPQPITMDIDLADRIAGVHYAPGASTRRLQQVGCAIEVGVSDAGHPQLIVTPPTWRPDLTQPADLVEEVLRLEGLDQIPSVLPTAPAGRGLTAAQLRRRAVSKALAFEGCVEVPAPVFMAAGVFDTWGLDADDPRRNTLRVLNPLDVERAELSTTLLPGLLEIAARNISRGQRDLAIYAIGQVTLPTEQTAPVGPLPVDRRPTDAEIQVLLDSLPKQPTRVGAVLTGRREPRGPWGPGRQVEASDAFALVDAIAEASGLTIERRATQFLPWHPGRCAELLVDGVVVGHAGELHPAVLERSGLPPRTCAFQLDLDALPLREIRPTPVVSAFPAVLQDVSVSVDKAVPSVTVETALRAGAGELLEDISLFDVYEGAQAGEGRKSLTYALRFRATDRTLTEDEASAARDAAVARAADSVGAVLRG
- the rho gene encoding transcription termination factor Rho, producing MTTTKIRPPVVSDDPAQALDHIETLTPATGLLDINGQNGVLRLKGYLPDPHDIHVPARLIRSHGLRRGDVVAGLAQPNTKGGRQAPLVRVDTVNGRPAAELGARPHFRDLTPIHPDERLRLETQSGKLTTRVTDLIMPIGKGQRALIVAPPKAGKTSVLQSIAHGIAVNHPEVHLMMVLVGERPEEVTELSRGVPAEVVAATFDHSPAEQTALAELAIERAQRLVEEGHDVVVLLDSLTRLARAYNTSGPASGRILSGGVDSTALLPPKRFLGAARNIENGGSLTIVASALVETGSLADTVIFEEYKGTGNAELKLDRTLAGRHIFPAVDIAKSSTRRDELLLHPAERQAVDTLRRTLADVDDQRALELLLDGLRKTGSNAEFLANIIRK
- a CDS encoding HNH endonuclease signature motif containing protein, yielding MAQFSDEDVVALMRQLEACKRQLAALDTRLIIEAGERSLHARSGAGKMVPFLRHTLGLSRYDAALRVKVTHHCGEFFEPSGHLRPPVLPAMAEAFAAGDISRDHVRNIMDVMDHLPTDIPAEARAEAEQILVGYSRDGWPDDLPKIGRDILARLDPDGKVVSDADRRRRRVITLCRPGVDGMSRIEGWITPELRACLDAVFAKLARPGMCNVEDPESPSASGGFIADSVLDAAAGRDRRDAGQRTHDALMALMQPGVNMRALGMHRGLPVEVVLTMSLTDLENGTGVATTNTGTQISINEALKMAEGTHPVIAVLDGDGMPLYLQRSRRTANRAQRLALIARDKGCTRPGCEQPASMCAAHHVTDWAKGGPTDINNLTLACDHCHALIKGGPDGWKTVVMGKDSPHRGRTGWIAPKSVDPTGTPRVNDRQHVGQAIAAAIDSSCRKWRSRAA
- a CDS encoding alpha/beta hydrolase, which produces MWHPATPVLNALSYQPGERGIVATPDMYGFAYEDLYLRTSDGETVNAWFVRAAGEPLGHILFAHGNGGNIGDRSPMLAMLAAAGFDVMVFDYRGYGRSTGRPGEDGTYRDVRVARDALLAQTGVDAGRVVYLGKSLGGGVMLELANAFPPAALLLMSTFTSMRDAATAVYPFLPKVFVPNAYPSLKRIKKLSCPVLIMHGDADELLPVRMGRELFAAAPEPKELVIYPGGLHNDLIGFPGWAERVSGWVAGVLPPKRLTSG
- a CDS encoding PspA/IM30 family protein, producing the protein MSDAQEIVALLAQLPDAEFAAVVAAASDGRAGLAALHAVAQSLTDTLGHAPDVIDVTPDTLPVESYSQSETAGVSGQVGAGPVATGIPVPPAGIPTGPAAGGYTSAGVPTFESVRDKVEQRYGTSQGMGELDRQTPVGRSVEEQWDARAKAARERLDQIRKSMHGNDSE